AAAAGCCTAGTCCACGTTGCTCAACATGCGTGCCAGCACCAAACGAGACCCGTTCAAACTGTTTGTCGCCAGTCGTTTTGGTGCTGTTCCACGTGTTAAGGATCACGTCGTAAGTCCACATACTGTAATCTGCAGGTGTAACGCCGTCGGGGTACTCTCCGCCAAACTGGTAGAAGCACTGGTTTGTATTGTCAGACCAAGTGTAGCCGCCTGAGACGCTTGGTATGTTTCCAGGTTTTGATAGGTTTGCATATTGCATCGGCATCCCAGCGTCAACGGTCGACGTGTTCAGGTCACTGTACAGAAGCCATGGGTCTAGAAGACGAGGTTAGACTGTCTAGTAATGAACATGTAGTCTTGTTCTGAGCTCCACATACTTGTGCGATTCGACGCGAAAGGAACCGACCCTACCATGCCGCCATCTACATATAACCTCGAACCAACCTGCGCTGTCGTATGGCCCCATCGACGACAAAACCCACTAACGGGGTCATCCTGCTGCGAGAGGGACAAAGTGATAAGGCTAAGCACAATAAGTACGCCCTTGAGAAGGTAGGCCATGATATGCATTCATGACGCTCCGGAGACTAAACACGTGAGGCGGTCAAAGTGCGGGGATGCCGTGTACTAAAAGCAAGAGAGACAGGAAGAGGTGGCAGGAGGCGGCGGGCCGCGGACGTTGGAGTGGGTATGCACAAGGCTAAGAGGATCCTTCAGAGAAGACAGCGAACGTGTAGGTGGCAGCTCTGAGGTCGTCAGATGGCAGTGCACTTAGTTTGGGTGATGCACCCCGAATTACCGATCTCACTGCGCCGTAATCCTGCTGGGCGACCGTAGTTTTCAGCCATGCGGTGGGCTGTGAGATGCAATCACCAATGAAGTCATGGCCTGGATACCCGGGTGATCTTCAGGCCCGACAGAGGCGTCTAACCAAGCGAAATATTGGACTAATCGAGAGGACGCGAGAACACGAAGTCAGCCCGCCAAGTTGGGGGCCTACTGCGCCGGTTATTGTCTGTGCTATGCGACGGATCGAATCAGACGGGTAGCGCAAGTGAGAAATGAAGAATCCAGGGCCAGTGACAGGAAGTGCCTGGCTCATTCAATCAACGGTTTCTCCTCAGCTGCTGTCGTGCACTCGAAGCTAGGCGTGCGCTTCTTCCTTTTTGTGGAGTGACACACGGCATGAGTTGCGGGGATCCTTCAGCTGCTCATTCTGCGTTATTCCACCATTAACCCCAACAGTCTAGATTCGCACGACTAGAGGCTGCAGTAGGCGTCCTAGCCATTGGTGCCATTTGTCCGCCTCATGCAGTGCCATGCATGTTGCGGGTAATAGTCTTGGCAGCTGGCTGATACCGGTGGCGAAGGCGCATATTGCGACAACGCCACGACATGCGGAATTCCGGCTAAAATGCCTACTGTGAGATGCCCATCTTTCAACAGTTGTAAATTTGGATCATCTGACTTGGAACCCTCATCAGATCAAGGCAGCGCCAAAGTATGTAGGCCTAAAGCGAACCCGCAGCTCCAAAACCGACCGGAGTCGACGTGGACGAGCTGCAGGATTAGAACGGCTGTGCATTTTTCTGGGTCTGCTCTGGAAAAGGCGAATCCACTCTGTATAGGAAGGACCTTAGGGTTATTGGAGACCGTAGACAATATgtgaagaaaagaagaagaagcgtCGAGGAGAAATTTCAATGACACGAAAGTCAGCCTTGGCGCGCTAAACCGCTAGCTGCGGTTCCAAAGGTTCCCGTTCCCGTCGGCGCTTGCTACGCTGCGACACCACCGCACCAGCATCTCCATTGTCATCGTGTGGAGTGGAACATAGATTCTGTTCCTGCATCTTGCCTGCGAACGAGGCTAGTGTGATGAAAACTGATCTTGTTTTATGCCTTTACATATGACATGATTTGTGAACCATACATTACCGAGGCTTCTTTCCTCTGGGCCAATGCCCACAACTACAGCCTCCTATACAGTACCTCCCAGTGCCAAGTATGTAGGCTACCATGTCTTAGTGATTCTAGAAAAAGGGCAACAAAGATTGGTAAGTGTATGATATCTATCTGATCGTATGACAACTACTAACTATACTAAAAAGGCACGTTTTTACTGCATTTCGCATATGGCGGAGAGTGGTTCGATCTGTTTAGTTCTATATTTAGTCTCTCATACATAAACCCGCGGAATCTTCAAATGGAGTGGATGCGAGGGAGGCTTCATTAGACGAATCGCTACTAAGTCATGGTAGCGCATTCGTATACTGAATACCTTATCACCCGGGTAgcataaaatacttgacatactagtaTACAACGGCCACTTGAGTCGTCAGACACGCCTATTAGGTGCTTATCTACACTGTCAGGTATTTCATGATCCCCAGGTGCTATGATGACGCATCCTGGTCCATCATGGGCGGGGTTCTGACACAACGGTCCTATTTGATCTCATTCATAAACTACATACATCATCTAAAACCTCGATTCAACCTTCTGCTGGGTATCCTGCAACGCCCACTCACTCCTCGCCTTCTTACTCCTGACAGCATCAATCTGTTCCTTTGTGAACCCCTTCGCAACGGTCGCAGGGTTATATCCCAAACCAGTGATTTTGGCAATCTGCTCATCTGTCTTATCAGTAGCAGCGCTTCCATCAGCCCTCTTGTACACTGTGACAACGACAGCACCACCAAGACCCAAGTTGTGCTGAAGAGCGACCTTTGTATCTTTGACGGAGCGGTTGTTGGCCCAGCCACGCATGTGCCATACGAGTTCTGCGCATTGAGCTAGACCAGTGGCACCGAGAGGGTGGCCCTTGGAGATCAAACCGCCAGAGGGGTTGATGACGACTTTGCCGCCGTATGTGATGCCGCCCTTGCGGATGAGCTCGTGAGCTTTTCCCTTTGGTGCGAGGCCGAGGGCTTCGATTGTGACCATTTCGTTGGCCGAGAAGCAGTCGTGTAGTTCGCAGACCTTTACGTCGTCTGGCGATACCTTTGCTTCTGCGAGCGCATTCTTAGCGGCTAGCTCGCTCATGCTGTATCCTACAAGCTCAATTGCACTGCGGTTGAACAACGATGGCGTGTCGGTTTGTAGTGCTTGTCCGGCAATCAGGATGGCTTGTTCCTTGAGCTCGGGACGCTTGTCAAGGAAAGCTTGTGAGACGAGGACTGTGGCAGCAGCGCCGTCCGAGGTAGGGCAGCATTGAAGCTTGGTGAGAGGCTCGTGGATCATGGTTGAGTTCATGACTTGGTCTAGGGTGTACTCGTCTTGGAATTGAGAGTATGGGTTGTTCTTGGAGTGAGCGTGGTTGACGCGACCGATTTCGGCAAAGTCCTTGAGTTCAGAGCCGTATCTGTTTTGAGTGTTAGATGGTGTACATCGAAGACGGAAGAGCTATGCTTACTTCTCCATGTGTTCACGTCCAGCGTTGCCAAACATTTGCGCAGCACCCGGTGCCTTTGTGATTCCCCGGGTTTCCTTCATCAACAGACTTGTTGTACCTGTGGGGTTCGCCCTGTCCTGGAAGAAGGACTGTAGACTTCCTGGGAACATCTTCTCAAAACCAACAACCAGCACACAGTCGGCAGCTCCATGTGCAATCATGTTCCGCCCCATGAACAGACCTGTCGATCCCGTCGAGCAGTTGTTGTTGACATTGTATACCGGGATTCCAGTCATACCAAATTGGTAGAAGACGCGCTGGCCGCATGTCGAATCTCCGTAGCAGTAGCATGCGACGCCTTGGTCGACTTCGTCGTAGTTGATGTGCGCGTCAAGCATGGCTTTCACGCCAGCCTCAAAACCAAGCTCGGGGTAGTCAACTTTGCCGCGAGGCTTGATGAACTTGGTCATGCCCACGCCGAGCACGTAGACGGGCTGCTTCTGGCCGACCATGGTGGCTGTTGTGGTATGTATGTCCGTGGTGATGTGGCAAGGGTTGGGTTGGTAGGTATGGAGGGAGCTCGAGTAGCAAAGTGGACGAGGGATGGAGATATCAATTGTAGCGTCTCAAGCGCACATTAGGAGCCATTGACAAGTACATATGCCAACCTCAATTGCGGGGAGACGCGATTCATCACGTCGACCTCCCGAGTCTCCGCTTCGCATCACGGCTGGGGCCGAGGTTATTTCCTTTTCGGAAAGGCGGCAGACCATTTCCGATTGGGGAAGCATGCAGCCTTGCCAACGAGCGCACATGCTTCTGAAAGATTGGGAGTCGACCATGAGGATCTGCTGTCAGTGATCGAAATATCATGTTCGTGCTTCGTATTGTACGAAAAAAACATCTTCTTCAAGAAAGAGTGTCAGAGTCGAACGACGGATTCTAACAAGACTAAAGCCTGGTAGTAGGGTCGTTGAAGTTGACCGTGAACAAGCCGAGGCTTCCAATCGACGCGTGGGACTTAGTTAGCCAGCATACCAGTGGCGACGCGCCCGTCGTTCCCGAGATACGTACGTATGGGCCCATGTTGCCGACTAGTCACATATAAATCCCAATCGCGTTTCACGATTGCAAAAGAAGATGCTAGCAGTAGCATTGGTATGTTTTACTCCTGCACCCCGAACAGGGGGGCTCGATAATGTAAAACAATGTGATGAATGAAGATTGGCGGGATTCGCAACACATTTTCTCCAATCCGTGGCGGACCAAACAGACGAACATTGATTACTGTACATGATTTTGATGAGAGCCCTACCGAGCTTTTCCACTCTTACCTTACTTCACATCTCCTCCTCGCCATCAGCGGCATCATGGTGCATGGGAAGAAATAGGTATGTTGGCATGCAACCGAGGAAGATGCGATCCCAACAGCATGTCTTTAGCGCAGTTGCACAATATACAATATGACATCAAGACAACATTTGTATTGCGCAAACATCTGTTCTTCAAGAAGATCTAGTTGAGCGACGATCATCGTCAACTCCTGGTACAGGCCTTCGCTACCTAACTCAGCCGCCCAGGACCGATATCGCTTATCTATAGTTCCATGATTGTAATGTGAGTCGTACACTAACAtgttcttcttctccatGCAACAACCTAAGTGAACGACCATCACCCGCAAACCTTCTTCTACACTTGAGAATATTCTCCTAGCAACCACACATCGAACTCCAGCCTTCACCATGACCGAACCGCAGGACGTGTCCATGGAGAGCATCACCTATATGCACGAAGATCTCAAGAACTTCATCGTAGACAAACTTCTAGACCACATGTTACCCATCTCAGCTCTTACAGAGCCAGCGCCACAGGATCGAGTAGTAGGATCACTCCCAGTCCTACCCATCGAACTACTTGTCATGATCCTCGACAGCCTTACAATCACCGATGTAATGCGGTTCCGACGCAGCAATCGGTTCGCAATGTACGTCGTTAACACAGAATCAGCGCTTAGCCCTTCTTTGCCATTCGCGCCGAATGTAGTGAAAGCGATAATGGCAATCCGCAGTCTTTGCGCCCTGGGTCGACCCGGAGTCATCTACGGTGGAAAGGGGAGTTTACTGCACCACTTTTCTGAAGACCGGAAGAGAAGGGGAGCTCTTCACCAAAGATACATTCTTGGACCATCTCAAGGACTGTCGTGTCACACCTGTTGATGTTGGACGGTACATTTGGCCTTATACATTGGAGGTCAATTCTCAAAGTTCGGGGGATGATCAAGGCAAAGTTGAGAGAGTGGATGAAAACTACAAGCGTATTACTCTGTGATGGGACAATCGAAGATGGCAGTCTGGTGGGCAATTTTTGAACAAAAGAGTTTCATCAACAGCTGGCGGGAAGCATAAATGGTACCTTTGAAGGTAGAATCAATGCGGCTTAGGCAACTTAAACCTTACAGAAGCTAAGTTAACTATTAGTGGGCATTAGAAGAAACGGACTAGATAGTCAGGTCTTCTGGAACGAATCTATTTTCTGGTATCATTAACACAAAACGGGAGGGTTTCGAAGCAAGTTTGCTCTTACTGTTTCCCCTATTACGTAACATAAGAAAAGAGCTTGCTGTATAGTATTGGTGTAAATGCAGAATGCAAGTGTTTTCCAACGGACAAGGTGGTTTCCAGTAAGGCTCCCTGTTAGGAGCTAGTCCCTTTTCGTGATAGCTTATGGGCGTAATCCCCTTCCAGTTAGTGTCTTGGCAGAATGCAGTGCGCCGCCTTCCTTTCTGCGCCATGAACACTTACCCAGGAAGTAAGGAACCGCATCGTACAACACGCAGAATGCTACTTGAACTAAGTAAGACAATTTCTCGCAATCTATCGATCCTAGCTTAGGAAGATGATCGTCCAAGGAGTGCTGTAATTGCACCTCGATACTGCTGCTTCACCAACGGATGACCGACTGTGCATAGGCCAAAAGACAGATGAACTCTTGTATGCGATTGCGACGGGTAAACAACTGGATGTTCATCCAGGCCAGTGGTAGGATTACGCCTTTACCTCTTCAAGCCCGAAATCATGCCAGTTATTCCGTTATGCAATGTCCTACACCTCAACAACACTAGGTATAGCTCCCGTACACTGGAGTCACGTGTCGCACCAGATCTCACAATGTGTACGTCGAACATCACGATCAACCGATGGCACAGTCTACCGCAGTTGCGAGGCGCCAACTCCATCAAGGAGTGAAAAACGATAAGCGACGCCCCCGAAGATGCTGCAGCATCATATCGAAAAGGTCGTCATAGACATGCGAAAGCCAGCCACCGCGTCAGTGACGCGGGTTGCGTAGAATTCAAGACGAACGCGCGGCTTACTCAGGATTTGAGGAGAACGCGGAGCTTGCCTAGGATACGAGAACAACGCGCGGCTTGCCCAGGCTTGCCCAGGCTTCGAGACGAGCACGCGGCATAAACGGACCGTAGTGCAAGGAGATGCCCACAAGAAATGTATTGATCGAGAGAAAGATCGACAATAGCGAGAAACTTATTCGGATCCCTTCCGAGGGTATGTTCGGTCGCCACGAATTACCTACCTCGCGAGACAGATGAGCACTAAGATATTCTGGCGCCCGTGAGTGATCATGACCTGATTATGCTGTAGGCTATATCACTTAGAAGAATGCCCAGTTCATGAGTCCGCGCTTCTGAGCAGCGTTGGAGCGGACAACGGGGAACAGGATTGCAAGGTAAACGCTCGCGTTACGAATCATCCGTATCGTATCTAATATGACATGACCGTTGTGCGTTGACTGCGTAGCTACGCATCCCGTTCCTAAACCCAGTAGTTCGATGCATCGATGGCCGCTAGAAGTGGCCGGTTGTGTTTAGATACGGTGCTTTCAGTACCAAGGACACTTCTTGTTGCGCACTACCAACGAACCGCCAAGGGTATATTAACGTCATTAGGGCAGGTCTCCATCAGACTATATGATCCCAGTCCGAAAACCACCTCCTCGGTATGgctacctactcagccaaTTGAAGCCCTTAAAGTACGCTTTTCGCCACATTTGGGACACTAAAACGACCCATGTGTTCTAGTAGGTCGAGCAGACTGGATTGCCAATTAAACAAGTGTGAAGTATCCTAGTATTTCAGCTCCTGATGAAACAGACTGCAGCAAATCCAAGGTCGATGCATACCAAACGAATTCTCTTCATTCCTTGTTATCGTTCGCTGGAGGTACGCTAGTCTGCGCTTGCCTCATCTCGCGCCGCACCAGCTCCACCTCAACCCGCAGCATCTCTTCGCCGATAACACCCTTCAGTCCATTGTCGTCCACGTCGAAATAGAGTGCCCACTCGCCCGGACAGTAACGGACTGCAATGAACCCTTCCCAGCCTGTCAGTGTGATCCTGCGGTCCATTTTTGTCACATCCCAGGGCCCGATGATGTGAGGCTCTGATGTCACACGGTCACCATACTTCACCTCACAGGTGTCTTGGTCAACGTATATCCAGTTGAGCTGCGGTGGGTCGTCCGAGATGGTCGAGACCATGCCTTCGCCCTGTCGGCCCCAGTTTTGATCCGGATACGGCAGGAAGTATCCTGCAAATGGATGGTCATCGGTGCAACCGTCTGGATTTTCGTCCGAGGGCACTGCAACATACAACTACGAGATCGTCAACACCTGCAAGCCTCTGGAAATGGGCTGGTATCTCGCCGAGGCTTCGTAGGGGGACGCGACGCACCTTATCGTTGCTCAGTACCACTGCACATCCGTCGATTTCTCGTCCAGCGCTCGAGGCCCTCGAACAGTTCACAGAGAGATTTGTTTTCAGACCGCGATGTTTCTCTTTGGCGCTCTGCCGTTGACCTTGACGCACTGCTTCCGTGGTTCCAATGATCGCGGGGCAAGCAGCAATGGCAGTTAGGATTCCTAGTACCATGATGCAGATTTGGCAAAGAGAATTGCTTGTATAGTAATATCGTTATGGCTGACTTGGAGATAGTGTCATGATGAGAGTCAACGGATGATTTGTGACCGTTTGTCTGCTCTTGGCAAAATCAAGCGAAATTGTCGATCCTACTATTTGAACATGCTTTTGCCCTGAAGCGCCTCGTAAAGGAGATAGCCGTTGTGCCCCGCTAATCCTCGTACGCGTGTCTAGGTTGTTGCAACTTGCGGGGTATGAAACCCTGGGCATTTCTGCGCTTGCCAGATAAACTTGATTAA
This sequence is a window from Pyrenophora tritici-repentis strain M4 chromosome 4, whole genome shotgun sequence. Protein-coding genes within it:
- a CDS encoding PaaJ, Acetyl-CoA acetyltransferase, producing the protein MVGQKQPVYVLGVGMTKFIKPRGKVDYPELGFEAGVKAMLDAHINYDEVDQGVACYCYGDSTCGQRVFYQFGMTGIPVYNVNNNCSTGSTGLFMGRNMIAHGAADCVLVVGFEKMFPGSLQSFFQDRANPTGTTSLLMKETRGITKAPGAAQMFGNAGREHMEKYGSELKDFAEIGRVNHAHSKNNPYSQFQDEYTLDQVMNSTMIHEPLTKLQCCPTSDGAAATVLVSQAFLDKRPELKEQAILIAGQALQTDTPSLFNRSAIELVGYSMSELAAKNALAEAKVSPDDVKVCELHDCFSANEMVTIEALGLAPKGKAHELIRKGGITYGGKVVINPSGGLISKGHPLGATGLAQCAELVWHMRGWANNRSVKDTKVALQHNLGLGGAVVVTVYKRADGSAATDKTDEQIAKITGLGYNPATVAKGFTKEQIDAVRSKKARSEWALQDTQQKVESRF